A stretch of the Capsicum annuum cultivar UCD-10X-F1 chromosome 10, UCD10Xv1.1, whole genome shotgun sequence genome encodes the following:
- the LOC107844264 gene encoding NADH-ubiquinone oxidoreductase chain 2-like, protein MIYRSTGATHFDQLAKILTRYKITGARSSGIFMGILFIVVGSLFKITTVPLYMWAPDIYEGSPTSVTTFLSIAPKISISANISRVSIYGSYGATLQEIFFFCSIFSMILGALAAMAQTKVKRLLAHSSIGHVGYIRTGFSYGTIEGIQSLLIGVFINASITIDAFAIVLALRQTRVKYIADLGTLAKTNPILAITFSITMFSYVGIPPLAGFCSKFYLFFAALGCGAYFLAPVGVVTSVIGHWTAGKLPRVSKKG, encoded by the exons ATGATCTATAGGTCTACTGGAGCTACCCACTTTGATCAATTAGCCAAGATTTTGACCAGATACAAAATCACTGGTGCTCGATCTAGTGGTATTTTTATGGGGattctatttatagttgtaggatcCCTATTCAAGATCACTACAGTTC CTCTATATATGTGGGCACCTGATATCTATGAGGGTTCACCCACCTCGGTTACAACATTCCTTTCTATTGCGCCTAAAATCTCTATTTCTGCTAATATTTCACGTGTTTCTATTTATGGTTCTTATGGAGCTACATTGCAAGAAATATTCTTTTTCTGCAGCATTTTTTCTATGATCTTAGGAGCACTGGCCGCCATGGCCCAAACAAAAGTAAAAAGACTTCTAGCTCATAGTTCAATTGGACATGTAGGTTATATTCGTACTGGTTTCTCATATGGAACCATAGAAGGAATTCAATCACTACTAATTGGTGTCTTTATTAATGCATCAATAACGATAGATGCATTCGCCATAGTTTTAGCATTACGGCAAACTCGTGTCAAATATATAGCTGATTTGGGCACTCTAGCCAAAACGAATCCTATTTTGGCTATTACCTTCTCCATTACTATGTTCTCATATGTAGGAATACCCCCGTTAGCTGGCTTTTGTAGCAAATTCTATTTGTTCTTCGCGGCATTGGGTTGTGGGGCTTACTTCCTAGCCCCAGTAGGAGTAGTGACTAGCGTTATAGGTCATTGGACAGCCGGAAAGTTGCCACGAGTAAGTAAGAAAGGGTGA